Proteins from one Nitrobacteraceae bacterium AZCC 2146 genomic window:
- a CDS encoding PAS domain S-box-containing protein (product_source=TIGR00229; cath_funfam=1.10.287.130,3.30.450.20,3.30.565.10,3.40.50.2300; cog=COG0642; pfam=PF00072,PF00512,PF02518,PF08447,PF08448; smart=SM00086,SM00091,SM00387,SM00388,SM00448; superfamily=52172,55785,55874; tigrfam=TIGR00229) has protein sequence MLDVNRTASPDFLAAGGEVGALMRAYDWASSPLGPPAVWPQSLRTAIRILLNTNHPMFIWWGSELIQFYNDAYRQTMGPERHPSALGQRGRDCWEEIWPIIGPQIDQVMSGGGATWHEDQLVPVTRHGRLEQVYWTYSFSPIDQDDGVGGVLVVCRDVTRDHLATIALREREAELARVQQIGRIGGLEVDLRTGFRNRRSPEYLLVHGLPPDATHETHEDWVRRIHPDDREATERKFVEAIKSSARDYSAQYRIIRPSDGEVRWISVKSLIERDEQGRALRLVGAHTDVTDEVQADHALRKSEEEARQLAAKLAELNATLEQRVEEKTRERDRIWNVSQDLLLVTDRNGIWRTVNPAWTRTLGWSEDELLNKTSRWLEHPDDSGGARARVKKLGEDETTVKFESRFRHKDGSYRWLSWTSVSDEQHNYTVARDITAEKAAGERLKATEEALRQSQKMEAVGQLTGGIAHDFNNLLTGIVGSLDLMQTRLDQGRTENVARYINAAMTSANRAAALTHRLLAFARRQPLIPKTVDVNVLVVSLEDLLRRTIGERLDLQIVAASDLWCTLCDPNQLESALLNLAINARDAMPDAGRLTIATANARIDSINAAAPALSPGDYICIAVSDTGTGMSPEVVARAFDPFFTTKPIGQGTGLGLSMIYGFARQSNGYVSIDSKLGQGTTVKLYLPRHDGGGAKDSAASIRNDEHVATGETVLVVEDETVVRGVIVEMLQDEGYRVLEAIDGPAGLRILRQEMRIDLLVTDVGLPGMNGRQLADQARETRPDLKILFITGYAESAAIAKGFLQPGMEMITKPFDLDNLSHRVRDMMAK, from the coding sequence ATGCTCGATGTCAACCGAACAGCTTCCCCCGATTTTCTCGCCGCCGGCGGCGAGGTGGGCGCGCTGATGCGTGCGTACGACTGGGCGTCGAGTCCGCTCGGGCCGCCTGCAGTGTGGCCGCAGAGCCTGCGCACCGCCATCCGCATCCTGCTCAACACCAACCACCCGATGTTCATCTGGTGGGGTTCCGAACTGATCCAGTTTTACAACGATGCCTATCGACAGACCATGGGCCCGGAGCGTCACCCCAGCGCGCTGGGCCAGCGCGGCCGCGACTGCTGGGAAGAGATCTGGCCGATCATCGGGCCGCAGATCGACCAGGTGATGAGCGGCGGCGGCGCCACCTGGCATGAGGACCAATTGGTCCCCGTCACGCGTCATGGCAGGCTTGAACAGGTGTACTGGACGTACAGTTTCAGCCCGATCGACCAGGACGACGGCGTCGGCGGTGTGCTGGTCGTCTGCCGCGACGTGACGCGCGATCATCTGGCCACCATCGCCCTGCGTGAGCGCGAGGCCGAGCTCGCCCGCGTGCAGCAGATCGGCCGCATCGGCGGCCTCGAGGTCGATCTGCGCACCGGCTTTCGCAACCGCCGCTCGCCGGAATATCTGCTGGTGCATGGCCTGCCGCCGGATGCCACCCATGAGACTCACGAGGACTGGGTGCGGCGCATCCATCCCGACGATCGTGAAGCCACCGAACGGAAATTCGTCGAGGCGATCAAAAGCAGTGCGCGCGATTACAGCGCGCAGTACCGCATCATCCGTCCCAGCGATGGCGAGGTGCGCTGGATCTCGGTGAAGTCGCTGATCGAGCGCGATGAGCAGGGTCGCGCGCTGCGGCTCGTTGGTGCACATACCGATGTCACCGACGAGGTGCAGGCGGACCACGCGTTGCGCAAGAGCGAAGAGGAAGCCCGCCAGCTTGCCGCAAAACTCGCTGAACTCAATGCAACGCTGGAACAGAGAGTCGAGGAGAAAACCCGCGAGCGCGACCGGATCTGGAACGTGTCTCAGGATCTGCTGCTGGTGACTGATCGCAACGGCATCTGGCGCACCGTCAATCCAGCCTGGACCCGCACGCTCGGCTGGAGCGAAGACGAACTGCTGAACAAGACTTCGCGATGGCTGGAGCACCCCGACGATAGCGGCGGGGCGCGCGCGCGGGTCAAGAAGCTTGGCGAGGACGAAACCACCGTCAAGTTCGAGAGCCGCTTTCGCCACAAGGACGGCTCGTATCGCTGGCTGTCATGGACCAGCGTTTCCGACGAGCAACACAATTACACCGTGGCGCGCGACATCACTGCGGAGAAGGCCGCAGGCGAGCGGCTGAAGGCCACCGAAGAGGCGCTGCGGCAATCGCAGAAGATGGAAGCGGTCGGCCAGCTCACCGGTGGCATTGCACATGATTTCAATAACCTGCTCACCGGCATCGTCGGCTCGCTCGATCTGATGCAGACCCGGCTCGACCAGGGCCGTACCGAGAACGTCGCGCGCTACATCAATGCAGCGATGACCTCGGCCAACCGGGCCGCTGCCTTGACGCATCGACTGCTGGCCTTCGCGCGCCGGCAGCCGCTGATTCCGAAGACGGTCGATGTCAATGTGCTGGTGGTGTCACTGGAAGACCTGCTGCGCCGGACCATCGGTGAAAGGCTCGATCTGCAGATTGTCGCGGCGTCTGATCTGTGGTGCACGCTGTGTGATCCCAACCAGCTGGAAAGCGCGCTGCTCAATCTCGCGATCAACGCCCGCGACGCCATGCCCGATGCCGGCAGACTGACCATCGCCACGGCAAATGCGCGGATCGATTCAATCAACGCTGCAGCGCCTGCGCTGTCGCCCGGCGATTATATCTGCATCGCCGTGAGCGACACCGGCACCGGCATGAGCCCGGAGGTAGTGGCGCGCGCTTTCGATCCGTTCTTCACCACCAAGCCGATCGGGCAGGGAACAGGGCTCGGCCTTTCGATGATCTATGGCTTTGCCCGGCAGTCCAATGGCTATGTCAGCATCGATAGCAAACTCGGGCAGGGCACCACGGTCAAATTATATCTGCCGCGGCACGATGGCGGAGGCGCGAAAGATTCAGCGGCCTCGATACGCAACGACGAACATGTCGCCACCGGCGAGACCGTGCTGGTGGTCGAGGACGAGACGGTGGTGCGCGGCGTCATCGTGGAGATGCTGCAGGACGAGGGCTACCGCGTGCTGGAAGCCATCGACGGCCCTGCCGGCCTTCGCATCCTGCGGCAGGAAATGCGGATCGATCTTCTGGTCACCGATGTCGGCCTGCCCGGCATGAACGGTCGCCAGCTCGCCGATCAGGCCCGGGAGACGCGACCGGATCTGAAAATCCTGTTCATCACCGGCTATGCCGAAAGCGCCGCGATCGCGAAGGGCTTTTTGCAGCCGGGCATGGAGATGATTACCAAGCCGTTCGATCTCGATAATCTTTCGCACCGCGTGCGCGATATGATGGCGAAGTAG